DNA from Methanomicrobia archaeon:
TAAAAGAGACCTGTTACGGCGCGTTACTGGAAGGCGAAGCAACGAGGGTACGTGAGATCGCGGAAGAGGTGAGGAAGATGGATCCGAACGGAATCTTTTCAAAGCCGCGCGGGTTCCCTATCGGAGACGCACGAATCTGTAGAGCAACGAGGAAAGGCGGCCCCCGGCCCGGTTTCCATCAATTAGAGCTTGAATATCAACTGCTTCCTAAAGTGCGGGTAGCATTGAACAAAATAGGAAAAAAGAACAAAATCGGTGGTCAAAGTGAGTGAAGAAGAAGGCAACGAAGAGGAACTTAACGACGAGGAGAGCGTGTTTCATAAGAAACTGAAGATAAAATTAAAGGAGAAGGGAAAGGAAGGGAGGATAACGTTGCTTAAGGATTATCTG
Protein-coding regions in this window:
- a CDS encoding methanogenesis marker protein 6 translates to MKIETRVILIAPDSEITPGQLKSKILSILSEDTSLTDTGVRVKETCYGALLEGEATRVREIAEEVRKMDPNGIFSKPRGFPIGDARICRATRKGGPRPGFHQLELEYQLLPKVRVALNKIGKKNKIGGQSE